One segment of Cervus canadensis isolate Bull #8, Minnesota chromosome 32, ASM1932006v1, whole genome shotgun sequence DNA contains the following:
- the E4F1 gene encoding transcription factor E4F1 isoform X4, with protein sequence MEGAMAVRVTAAHTAEARAEAGREAGEGGVAAAAAALAPGGFLGLPAPFSEEDEDDVHRCGRCQAEFTALEDFVQHKLQKACQRAPQEALPATPAAALLGREVAAGAAGSEEPITVAHIVVEAAALAGDISHSPDIVGGGHIKEVIVASEAEPGDSEVAEGPGSPSRRGPGLSAEGEQAQVKLLVNKDGRYVCMLCHKTFKTGSILKAHMVTHSSRKDHECKLCGASFRTKGSLIRHHRRHTDERPYKCAKCGKSFRESGALTRHLKSLTPCTEKIRFSMSKDMVVGKEDVPAGSSASTVGAVTPSSVAGEPMETSPVIHLVTDAKGTVIHEVHVQMQELPLGMKALAPEPPGPQELPCSSEGGRENLLHQAMQNSGIVLERAPGEEGTLGPATPTVSSPQPPGDAAPELPLLEVEQVAGEASSVPRTHPCPQCSETFPTAATLEAHKRGHAGPRPFTCPQCGKAFPKAYLLKKHQEVHVHERRFRCGDCGKLYKTIAHVRGHRRVHSDERPYPCPECGKRYKTKNAQQVHFRTHLEEKPHVCPFCSRGFREKGSLVRHVRHHTGEKPFKCYKCGRGFAEHGTLNRHLRTKGGCLLEVEELLVSEESPAAAAAVLTEDPHTVLVEFSSVVADTQEYIIEATADDAETSEATEIIEGTQTEVDSHIMKVVQQIVHQASAGHQIIVQNVTMDQEAQLGPEAAAADTITIATPESLTEQVAMTLASAISEGTVLTARSGTSGAEQATVTMVSSEDIEILEHAGELVIASPEGQLEVQTVIV encoded by the exons ATGGAGGGCGCGATGGCAGTGCGGGTGACGGCCGCGCATACGGCAGAAGCCCGGGCCGAAGCCGGGCGGGAAGCGGGTGAGGGCGGGGtcgcggcggcggcagcggcctTGGCTCCTGGTGGCTTTCTCGGCCTCCCGGCGCCCTTCAGCGAGGAAG ATGAGGACGACGTGCACAGATGTGGCCGCTGCCAGGCAGAGTTCACCGCCCTGGAGGACTTCGTTCAGCATAAGCTCCAAAAAGCCTGCCAGCGGGCGCCTCAGGAGGCCCTGCCCGCCACCCCGGCCGCCGCGCTGCTGGGTCGGGAG GTGGCAGCAGGAGCGGCGGGCTCAGAGGAGCCCATCACTGTGGCCCACATTGTGGTGGAGGCGGCGGCGCTCGCGGGAGACATCAGCCACTCGCCTGACATAGTTG GAGGCGGACACATCAAAGAGGTCATCGTGGCCTCAGAGGCGGAGCCGGGGGACAGCGAGGTGGCTGAGGGCCCAGGCAGCCCCAGCCGGCGGGGGCCCGGGCTCTCTGCGGAGGGTGAGCAGGCCCAGGTCAAGCTGCTGGTGAACAAGGACGGCCGCTACGTGTGCATGCTCTGCCACAAGACCTTCAAGACG GGCAGCATCCTCAAGGCCCACATGGTCACGCACAGCAGCCGCAAAGACCACGAGTGCAAACTGTGCGGGGCCTCCTTCCGCACCAAAGGCTCGCTCATCCGGCACCACCGGAGGCACACAG ACGAGCGCCCCTATAAGTGTGCCAAGTGTGGGAAGAGCTTCCGGGAGTCGGGGGCACTAACCCGGCACCTGAAGTCTCTCACTCCGTGTACAGAAAAAATCCGCTTCAGCATGAGCAAAGACATGGTCGTCGGCAAAGAGGACGTGCCTGCAG GGTCCAGCGCCTCCACTGTGGGGGCTGTTACCCCGTCGTCGGTGGCAGGCGAGCCCATGGAGACCTCGCCAGTGATTCACCTGGTGACAGATGCCAAGGGCACCGTCATCCATGAAGTCCACGTCCAGATGCAGGAGCTTCCCCTGGGCATGAAGGCCCTCGCCCCGGAG CCCCCTGGCCCCCAGGAGCTTCCCTGCTCCAGCGAGGGCGGCCGCGAGAACCTTCTGCACCAGGCCATGCAGAACTCCGGCATCGTGCTCGAGCGGGCCCCCGGGGAGGAGGGGACCCTGGGGCCAGCCACCCCCACCGTGTCCAGTCCCCAGCCGCCCGGAGACGCTGCCCCGGAACTGCCGCTGCTGGAGGTGGAGCAG GTGGCTGGCGAGGCCTCGTCTGTGCCCAGGACCCACCCGTGCCCTCAGTGCAGTGAGACCTTCCCAACGGCGGCCACCCTGGAGGCCCACAAAAGAGGCCATGCAG GGCCGAGGCCCTTCACCTGCCCGCAGTGTGGCAAGGCCTTCCCCAAGGCCTACCTGCTCAAGAAGCACCAGGAGGTCCATGTGCATGAGCGCCGCTTCCGCTGCGGGGACTGCGGGAAGCTCTACAAGACCATCGCCCATGTCCGTGGCCACCGGCGTGTCCACTCGGACGAGCGGCCCTACCCCTGTCCTGAGTGTGGCAAGCGCTACAAGACCAAG AATGCCCAGCAGGTGCACTTCCGGACGCACCTGGAGGAGAAGCCACACGTGTGCCCGTTCTGCAGCCGCGGCTTCCGGGAGAAGGGCTCGCTGGTGCGGCACGTGCGGCAccacacgggcgagaagcccttCAAGTGCTACAAGTGTGGCCGTGGTTTCGCTGAGCACGGCACGCTCAACCGCCACCTGCGGACCAAGG GGGGCTGCCTGCTGGAGGTGGAGGAGCTGCTGGTGTCTGAGGAGAGCCCCGCTGCGGCCGCCGCCGTCCTGACCGAGGACCCGCACACCGTGTTGGTCGAGTTCTCGTCCGTGGTAGCTGACACGCAGGAGTACATCATCGAG GCCACCGCAGATGATGCAGAGACCAGTGAAGCCACGGAGATCATTGAGGGCACCCAGACggag GTGGACAGTCACATCATGAAGGTGGTGCAGCAGATAGTGCACCAGGCCAGCGCTGGGCACCAGATCATTGTGCAGAATGTGACCATGGACCAGGAGGCGCAGCTGGGCCCGGAGGCGGCCGCGGCCGACACCATCACCATCGCCACCCCCGAGAGCCTGACGGAGCAGGTGGCCATGACGCTGGCCTCGGCCATCAGCGAGGGCACTGTGCTCACTGCCCGCTCGGGTACCAGTGGCGCTGAGCAGGCCACTGTGACCATGGTTTCGTCAGAGGACATTGAGATCCTGGAGCATGCCGGCGAGCTGGTTATCGCCTCCCCGGAGGGCCAGCTTGAGGTGCAGACGGTCATTGTCTAA